Proteins found in one Triticum aestivum cultivar Chinese Spring chromosome 4D, IWGSC CS RefSeq v2.1, whole genome shotgun sequence genomic segment:
- the LOC123099855 gene encoding ubiquitin-like-specific protease 1A: MCLLDEKEWVNDDVINAYICCIKDQIHLQNDNKVYFESPFVTSLFKRDGTIGIQEGSAFMTEIVLEYMQHDMIKLPINANNTHWYLAVVNTKKCEVQVLDSLCWNSDRDDLANTLRGIQFHLDLLKSQKLVSDDWKDVDLTEWKITEQLQKAIQKDSSSCGLFMVKFMEYFTGCALSYPITQEMITSFRFKLASILLCWKTNTAAMTTIVEESDGDSKGDPDDVQILESLDDIEKTKTKIPLSVENKYRSLISILSNMTLHELTAGLCSFIKSINYTEILE; this comes from the exons ATGTGCCTGCTAGATGAGAAAGAGTGGGTAAATGATGAT GTGATCAatgcatatatatgttgtataaAGGACCAAATACATCTCCAGAATGATAATAAAGTATATTTTGAGAGTCCATTTGTTACCTCACTATTTAAACGAGATGGCACCATTGGAATACAAGAAGGTAGTGCCTTCATGACAGAGATTGTCCTCGAATATATGCAGCATGACATG ATTAAACTTCCAATAAATGCCAATAACACACATTGGTATTTAGCTGTTGTGAATACAAAAAAATGTGAGGTTCAAGTTCTAGACTCATTGTGCTGGAATTCTGACAGAGATGATCTTGCTAATACG CTACGAGGAATACAATTTCATTTGGACCTTCTTAAAAGTCAAAAGTTGGTAAGCGACGATTGGAAAGACGTTGATCTTACTGAATGGAAGATCACAGAACAATTACAAAAGGCAATTCAAAAAGATAGTTCTTCATGTGGTTTATTTATGGTTAAATTTATGGAATATTTCACCGGATGTGCACTATCCTACCCAATTACACAG GAAATGATTACTTCTTTTAGGTTTAAGTTAGCCAGCATACTATTATGTTGGAAAACAAACACTGCAGCAATGACTACAATCGTTGAAGAAAGTGACGGTGACAGCAAGGGAGATCCTGATGATGTTCAAATATTGGAAAGTTTAGATGAtatagaaaaaacaaaaacaaaaatcccATTATCTGTTGAAAATAAATACAGATCATTAATATCAATTCTTTCTAATATGACCTTACATGAGTTAACAGCTGGACTCTGTAGCTTCATTAAATCAATTAATTACACCGAGATTTTAGAGTAA